The Amycolatopsis camponoti genome segment AGGACGGCGATCGCGCGGGCCTCGCGCAGCGTGCGCTCCCGCAGCTCGTCGGCCTGCGAAGAGGGGATGCCCGGGGGCACCTTCATCTCCTTGACGGCCACCTGGCGGTGCAGGAACTCGTCGTAGGCCGACCAGACCGTGCCCATCGACCCCGAGCCCAGCACCGAGCGCAGCCGGTAGCGACCGGCGACCAGTCGTGTCTCTTCGCTGGAGGGGGGCACCCCCTGATTGTGTCGTACCCGATCGACCCCTGACTGCCTAGGGGCGCGACTAGAGTCACAGGTCCGACGCGGCCCGTGCCTCTACCATCACTGGGTATGACTGAAGTGGCCGGTCCGGAGTCAGTGCCGATCTCCGACCTCGACCTGGCAGCCGAGTTCCCGCAGGCGACGCGCGAGCAGTGGCAGGAGCTCGTCGCGGGGGTCCTGCGCAAGAGCGGCAGGCTGCCCGAGAATTTCGCGGGCGCCCCGGAGAGCAAGCTCGTCACGCGGACCTACGACGGCATCGAGATCCAGCCGCTGTACACGGCCGAGGACGTCCCCGGCGAGACCGGGTTCCCCGGCCTGCCGCCGTTCGTGCGCGGATCCCGGCCGGACGGGCAGATCAGCACGGGCTGGGACGTCCGCGCCCGCTTCACCGGCGACGACGCGCGCGAGGTCAACCGCGCGATCCTCGCCGACCTCGAAGGCGGCGTGACGTCGATCTGGCTGGCCGTCCCGCCCGCGTCGATCGCCGACGCGCTCAACGAGGTCTACGTCGACCTGGCGCCGGTGGTCCTGGACGCGGGTGCTTCGTTCGAGGCCGCCGCCGACGCGCTGTTCGAGCTGTTCGACGAGCGCGAGATCCCGGCGAGCGAAGCCACCGCGGTGCTGGGCGCCGACCCGATCGGGCTCGCGGCGCGCAGCGGCTCGGCCGTCGAGCTGGAACCGGCCGCCGCGCTCGCCGCGCGTGTCGCCGGGAAGTACCCGAAGGTGCGCACGGTCGTCGCCGACGGCCTCCCGTTCCACGAGGCGGGCGGATCGGACGCGCAGGAGCTGGGCGCGCTCGTCGCCGCCGGCGTCACCTACCTGCGTTCCTTGACGGACGCGGGCCTCGACGTCGAAGCCGCGGCCGGGCAGCTCGAGTTCCGGCTCGCCGCCACCGCCGACCAGTTCTCCACCATCGCCAAGCTGCGCGCGGCGCGCCGCCTGTGGGCCCGCGTCGCCGAGGTGTGCGGGTTCTCCTCGCCGATGCGCCAGCACGCCGTGACGTCGCCGTCCATGCTGACCCGGCGCGACCCCTGGGTGAACATGCTGCGCACGACGGTCGCCTGCTTCGGCGCCGGCGTCGGCGGCGCGGACGCCGTCACGGTGCTGCCGTTCGACGCCGCGATCGGGCGTCCGGACGCGTTCTCCGCGCGGATCGCCCGCAACACCCACGCCGTCCTGCTGGAAGAGTCCAAGCTGGCCGGCGTGGCCGACCCGGCGGGCGGCTCCTGGTACGTCGAGAAGCTGACCGACGACCTCGCGCACGCGGCCTGGGCCGAGTTCACGGCCATCGAGGGTGCGGGCGGCCTGGTCGCCGAACTCGCTTCGGGCGCACTGGCCGGGCGGCTCGCCGAGACGTGGGAGAAGCGGTCGAAGCGGATCGCGACCCGTCGCGACCCGCTCACCGGCGTCAGCGAGTTCCCGAACCTGGCCGAGAAGCCGGTGGTCCGGACGCCGGTCGAGTCCACTGTGGAAGGTGGGCTGCCGCGGCACCGGTACGCCGAAGGCTTCGAGGCGCTTCGCGACGCTTCGGACGCGTACCTCGCTGCGCACGGTTCACGGCCGAAGATCTTCCTCGCCACTTTGGGACCGGTCGCGGCGCACACCGCGCGCGCCGGGTTCGCCGCCAACCTGTTCCAGGCCGGCGGCCTCGAAGCCGTCAACCCGGGCGCGACCGACGACCTGCCGGGCGCGTTCCGCGAGTCCGGCGCGAAGATCGCCTGTCTCTGCGGCA includes the following:
- a CDS encoding methylmalonyl-CoA mutase subunit beta; this encodes MTEVAGPESVPISDLDLAAEFPQATREQWQELVAGVLRKSGRLPENFAGAPESKLVTRTYDGIEIQPLYTAEDVPGETGFPGLPPFVRGSRPDGQISTGWDVRARFTGDDAREVNRAILADLEGGVTSIWLAVPPASIADALNEVYVDLAPVVLDAGASFEAAADALFELFDEREIPASEATAVLGADPIGLAARSGSAVELEPAAALAARVAGKYPKVRTVVADGLPFHEAGGSDAQELGALVAAGVTYLRSLTDAGLDVEAAAGQLEFRLAATADQFSTIAKLRAARRLWARVAEVCGFSSPMRQHAVTSPSMLTRRDPWVNMLRTTVACFGAGVGGADAVTVLPFDAAIGRPDAFSARIARNTHAVLLEESKLAGVADPAGGSWYVEKLTDDLAHAAWAEFTAIEGAGGLVAELASGALAGRLAETWEKRSKRIATRRDPLTGVSEFPNLAEKPVVRTPVESTVEGGLPRHRYAEGFEALRDASDAYLAAHGSRPKIFLATLGPVAAHTARAGFAANLFQAGGLEAVNPGATDDLPGAFRESGAKIACLCGTDDAYVERAADVAASLGADYVLLAGKGTYDGVDANVFAGCDALDVLNGLHAKLGVTR